In one Zobellia galactanivorans genomic region, the following are encoded:
- a CDS encoding DUF2271 domain-containing protein → MKNIVIKAIGALGLVSAIFVLSSFIKEPEVRYKCMIQMTNYTGEKAYVVVSLINPEGKYEKTLYIQGDDKEWFPDLKNWWNFSDGSGENVDALSGATIGNGERNVISLGFNASHMDAGYKVRFESAVENQEYYTVDAEIELNSATIKDKVNGKGYIRYIRMVPNR, encoded by the coding sequence ATGAAAAATATTGTAATAAAGGCCATTGGAGCCCTAGGTTTGGTATCCGCAATCTTTGTATTGTCTTCTTTTATTAAGGAACCGGAAGTACGTTACAAATGTATGATTCAAATGACCAACTACACGGGCGAAAAGGCCTATGTCGTGGTTTCGTTGATCAATCCTGAAGGGAAATACGAAAAGACCCTATACATTCAAGGTGACGATAAGGAATGGTTTCCCGATTTAAAAAACTGGTGGAACTTCAGCGATGGTTCCGGTGAAAATGTAGATGCCCTTTCAGGTGCTACAATTGGAAACGGTGAGCGAAACGTTATTTCTTTAGGCTTTAACGCTTCGCACATGGACGCTGGTTATAAAGTTCGTTTTGAGTCCGCCGTAGAAAACCAAGAATATTACACCGTAGATGCGGAAATTGAATTGAACTCGGCCACCATAAAGGATAAAGTAAACGGCAAGGGCTACATCCGTTATATTAGAATGGTACCTAATAGATAG
- a CDS encoding acetyl-CoA carboxylase carboxyltransferase subunit alpha — MEYLDFELPIKELEEQLDKCMIIGQESDVDVSETCKQIEKKLADTRKEIYKNLTAWQRVQLSRHPNRPYTLDYINAICGDTFLELHGDRNVKDDKAMIGGLGKIGDQSFMFIGQQKGYNTKTRQYRNFGMANPEGYRKALRLMKSAEKFNIPVVCFIDTPGGAAGIEAEERGQGEAIARNILEMTRLKVPIIVVIIGEGASGGALGIGVGDRVLMLENTWYSVISPESCSSILWRSWEYKEVAAEALKLTATDMKKLKLIDEIVREPAGGAHANREKTFEVVKNKIVAQFEVLEKLSPKELVRTRMDKYAQMGVFNG, encoded by the coding sequence ATGGAATATCTCGATTTTGAACTCCCGATAAAAGAGCTTGAAGAGCAGTTGGACAAATGCATGATTATCGGACAAGAAAGCGATGTTGATGTATCGGAAACCTGTAAGCAGATTGAAAAGAAACTGGCCGATACCCGAAAGGAAATCTACAAGAACCTTACCGCTTGGCAGAGGGTTCAGTTGTCAAGACATCCCAATAGACCTTATACCTTGGATTATATCAATGCCATTTGTGGCGATACGTTTTTAGAGCTCCATGGCGATAGAAATGTAAAGGACGATAAGGCAATGATAGGGGGCTTGGGTAAAATCGGCGATCAGAGTTTTATGTTCATCGGTCAACAGAAAGGATACAATACCAAGACCAGGCAATACCGGAATTTCGGTATGGCAAACCCTGAGGGGTATCGCAAAGCCTTGCGCTTAATGAAATCTGCCGAAAAATTCAATATACCTGTCGTATGCTTTATCGATACACCTGGTGGTGCTGCCGGTATTGAGGCGGAAGAGCGTGGTCAAGGCGAGGCGATAGCCCGTAATATACTTGAAATGACGCGTTTAAAGGTGCCCATTATAGTGGTCATTATTGGTGAAGGAGCCTCTGGTGGCGCCTTGGGCATAGGAGTAGGCGATAGGGTCCTTATGTTGGAAAACACTTGGTATTCCGTAATTTCACCCGAATCATGTTCTTCCATTCTTTGGAGAAGTTGGGAGTATAAGGAAGTAGCTGCCGAAGCATTGAAGCTTACCGCTACCGATATGAAAAAATTGAAATTGATCGACGAAATTGTCCGTGAGCCCGCGGGTGGAGCCCATGCCAATCGTGAAAAGACTTTTGAAGTCGTCAAGAATAAAATTGTGGCCCAATTTGAGGTGTTGGAAAAGTTATCCCCAAAAGAATTGGTCAGAACCCGAATGGATAAGTACGCTCAAATGGGTGTTTTTAACGGTTAA
- the dnaB gene encoding replicative DNA helicase, translating into MEKINPVIGRKIDKSTLINLERGKIPPQSVDLEEVVLGAMMIDKKGVDEVIDILHPDVFYKDAHRYIYEAIFKLFESSEPVDLLTVSSQLKKDGRLEAVGGDFYLIKLTQKVASSAHIEFHARIILQKFIQRSLIKISNEIIEEAYDESTDVFDLLDSAESKLYDVTQGNLKRSAETAMDLVIQAKKKIEEISNKEGMSGIATGFDKLDKLTSGWQPSDLIIVAARPGMGKTALTLSMARNIAVDGGQAVAFFSCEMSSVQLITRLISSETGLSSEKLRTGKLEKHEWEQLNVKVKALEKAPLFIDDTPSLSIFDLRAKARRLASQHDIKIIIIDYLQLMTAGGTGKGGNREQEISTISRNLKALAKELNIPVIALSQLSRAVETRGGSKRPLLSDLRESGAIEQDADIVSFIFRPEYYKIDEWDDEERSPTQGQAEFIVAKHRNGGLENIRLKFIGNLGKFDNLDDFDSPFEFQSKMNENEDNPFITKNLPDANQAFGSSMNDLNPDDDNDVPF; encoded by the coding sequence ATGGAAAAAATTAATCCGGTCATAGGTCGCAAAATTGATAAATCTACCTTGATCAACTTGGAGCGAGGTAAGATACCGCCACAATCTGTTGATTTAGAAGAGGTTGTGCTCGGTGCTATGATGATTGATAAAAAGGGCGTAGATGAAGTTATTGATATTCTACATCCTGATGTTTTCTACAAAGATGCCCATAGGTACATCTATGAGGCCATCTTTAAGTTGTTTGAAAGTTCGGAACCGGTCGATTTATTAACCGTTTCGTCACAATTGAAGAAAGATGGTCGTTTAGAGGCCGTAGGGGGTGATTTCTACCTTATAAAATTGACGCAAAAAGTAGCTTCTTCGGCGCATATCGAGTTTCATGCACGAATCATCCTTCAGAAGTTTATACAGCGTAGCCTTATTAAAATCTCCAACGAAATCATTGAAGAGGCCTATGATGAGTCTACCGATGTTTTCGATTTATTGGACAGTGCGGAATCTAAGCTTTACGACGTTACCCAAGGCAACCTAAAGCGTTCTGCCGAAACCGCTATGGATTTGGTAATTCAGGCGAAGAAAAAAATTGAGGAGATTTCCAACAAAGAAGGTATGAGCGGTATCGCTACCGGATTTGATAAACTCGATAAACTGACTTCGGGTTGGCAGCCCAGTGATTTGATCATTGTAGCGGCACGTCCCGGTATGGGTAAAACGGCCCTTACCTTGTCTATGGCGAGGAATATTGCGGTAGACGGTGGTCAAGCCGTTGCGTTTTTCTCTTGTGAGATGTCTTCCGTACAGTTGATCACCCGTCTTATTTCTTCGGAAACAGGACTCTCATCGGAAAAATTGAGGACAGGAAAGCTGGAGAAGCATGAATGGGAACAGTTGAACGTAAAAGTAAAGGCGCTTGAAAAGGCCCCCTTGTTTATCGATGATACCCCGTCTTTGTCCATTTTCGATTTACGGGCCAAGGCGAGACGTCTGGCTTCGCAGCATGATATCAAGATCATTATAATTGACTACTTACAGCTAATGACGGCCGGTGGTACCGGAAAGGGAGGCAACCGTGAACAGGAAATCTCGACCATTTCGCGTAACCTCAAGGCCTTGGCAAAAGAATTGAACATACCGGTTATTGCACTGTCACAGCTATCCCGTGCGGTTGAAACCCGTGGGGGCAGTAAAAGACCCTTGCTTTCCGATTTACGTGAATCGGGTGCGATCGAGCAGGATGCGGATATTGTATCCTTTATTTTCCGTCCCGAATACTACAAAATCGATGAATGGGACGATGAGGAACGAAGCCCGACACAAGGACAGGCGGAATTTATCGTGGCCAAACACCGTAACGGTGGACTTGAGAACATTCGTCTGAAGTTTATCGGTAATCTCGGTAAGTTCGATAACCTTGATGACTTTGATTCTCCCTTTGAGTTTCAGTCTAAAATGAACGAGAACGAAGACAATCCGTTCATTACAAAGAACCTGCCCGATGCCAATCAGGCTTTCGGTAGTTCTATGAACGACTTGAACCCGGATGACGATAACGATGTTCCGTTTTAA
- a CDS encoding LptF/LptG family permease, translating into MLTILDKYILKRYLVTFSVMILLFIPIGIMAHLAEQIGKMQANEAPLDEILVYFGNFTIYIGSLLFPIFLFLSIIFFTSKLASNTEIVAILSSGVSYSRFLRPYIIGASIIAIIMFIMGMFVVPNASKGFNEFKYKYLKKGKQDRVTNNIFTQLNANDFIYVSSFDPARQIGYNFTFERFDKENQLKFKISAANIRWVEKDSVYRLTTYKKRKIYNDTALVETKRRLDTLFAFNISDLTPVSYAAETKNIFELNRFIKDQKLKGASNINAYVLVKYKRWALPITAFILTIIAVAVSSVKRRGGMGINLAFGIIVAFVFVFFDKVFGTLAEQSGFSPLLAVLIPNMLFGILAVVLLQRAKR; encoded by the coding sequence GTGCTTACAATATTAGATAAATATATACTTAAGCGATATTTGGTCACTTTTTCGGTGATGATCTTGCTATTCATCCCTATCGGTATCATGGCCCATTTGGCCGAACAGATAGGAAAAATGCAGGCCAACGAGGCCCCATTGGATGAGATACTTGTCTATTTTGGAAATTTTACGATCTACATCGGGAGCCTACTGTTTCCAATTTTTCTTTTTCTATCCATTATTTTCTTTACCTCCAAACTAGCGAGTAATACGGAAATCGTTGCCATTTTGAGTTCAGGGGTTTCCTATTCCAGGTTTTTGAGGCCCTATATTATTGGGGCATCCATCATAGCCATTATCATGTTTATCATGGGGATGTTTGTTGTACCCAATGCCAGTAAGGGCTTCAATGAATTCAAATACAAGTATTTGAAAAAGGGAAAACAAGACCGGGTGACCAACAATATCTTTACGCAATTGAATGCAAATGACTTCATTTACGTAAGTAGCTTTGACCCTGCGCGCCAAATCGGCTATAATTTTACCTTTGAACGTTTTGATAAAGAGAACCAATTGAAGTTCAAAATATCGGCGGCCAATATCAGATGGGTGGAAAAAGACAGTGTCTACCGCCTCACCACGTATAAAAAGCGAAAAATCTATAACGATACGGCCTTAGTGGAGACCAAGCGCCGTCTAGACACGCTTTTTGCCTTTAATATAAGTGACCTTACGCCCGTGTCCTATGCCGCGGAAACCAAGAATATTTTTGAGCTCAATCGCTTTATCAAAGATCAGAAACTCAAAGGGGCTTCCAATATCAATGCCTACGTTCTGGTGAAATATAAGAGATGGGCCTTGCCGATAACGGCCTTTATCCTGACCATTATAGCAGTGGCCGTTTCCTCGGTAAAACGAAGGGGAGGTATGGGGATCAATCTGGCCTTTGGTATTATAGTGGCCTTTGTGTTCGTTTTCTTTGACAAGGTTTTTGGAACACTTGCCGAACAATCGGGTTTTTCTCCCCTGTTGGCAGTATTGATCCCGAACATGCTTTTTGGTATTCTCGCGGTGGTATTGCTGCAGAGGGCCAAACGATAA
- a CDS encoding PepSY domain-containing protein, with protein sequence MIVSVWRYSHLVFAVASSIFLLIASVTGVILAVEPILDKIEPYSVSGADELSLAETLEHINKKYDEVLAVKRDRNGFVSATAIVDGKNDEFYIDPFTGERLGSLIQKKSFFQFATNLHRSLFLKSTGRFLIGFASFLLILISISGIVLIAKRQGGYKQFFAPVVRENFSQYHHVVYARWTLIPLLVLALTGVYLSLLRFDVIPDSKVSLQVDFDSIQEEPIREFTQFELFKNTPLSELLELEYPFSEFVEDYYIVQLKDREVYLNQVTGEVLAEEKYPSLQLMSSWARVLHTGEGSIIWSIVLGFGSLAIPFLTVTGFIVYFKRPKTKIKNVYSKHESEYIVLVGTEGGTTLEFAQELHKQLLSIGKKSHLALMNQYSLFKKMEHLVVITATYGQGEAPASADKFIQLVKKQRQKQAFDFSVVGFGSTAYPHFCQFAYETHTTLEASDTSTALHEVFTVNDQSFESFNNWSMAWSKKMGLSIHLEKPKLFSSSKPASTFKVIQKAELPEEDTFLLSLKNLNGSRPVSGDLLSVVPSEGARERLYSIGKVNTDTLVISIRRHDKGLCSNYLHQLTQGEKLTATVVNNRNFHFPKHAKKTVFIATGTGIGPFLGMIQENIKKREIHLYWGARTKDSFNLYKDYIEEAMREGKLTDFKAAYSRQQAEKIYVQNLIQRDKDLFLDVLKNKGCIMICGSIAMQKEVLEELQLLSHEYLGKDLSHYQNRKQIKMDCY encoded by the coding sequence ATGATTGTATCGGTATGGAGGTATAGCCATTTGGTATTTGCCGTTGCCTCTTCCATTTTTCTGTTGATCGCATCGGTTACCGGTGTTATTCTTGCCGTAGAACCAATTTTGGATAAAATTGAACCCTACAGTGTTTCTGGGGCCGATGAACTTTCATTGGCCGAAACCCTAGAGCATATCAATAAAAAATATGATGAAGTATTGGCCGTAAAGCGTGACCGAAACGGTTTTGTTAGCGCCACGGCTATCGTAGATGGAAAGAACGATGAGTTTTACATCGATCCATTTACTGGTGAAAGATTGGGGAGCCTTATTCAAAAAAAGTCCTTCTTTCAATTTGCCACCAACCTCCACCGCTCTCTCTTTTTGAAATCCACGGGACGTTTCCTCATTGGCTTCGCCTCTTTTCTACTCATTCTCATCAGTATTTCGGGCATAGTGCTCATTGCAAAGAGACAAGGGGGCTACAAGCAATTCTTTGCGCCTGTTGTTCGCGAGAACTTTTCCCAATACCACCATGTTGTATATGCAAGATGGACCCTAATTCCGCTTTTGGTATTAGCCCTAACGGGAGTATACCTTTCCTTGCTTCGTTTTGATGTTATACCCGATTCCAAAGTCTCATTGCAAGTCGATTTTGATTCCATTCAAGAGGAACCTATAAGAGAATTCACGCAATTCGAGCTGTTCAAAAACACGCCCCTATCCGAGCTTCTTGAATTGGAATATCCCTTTTCGGAATTTGTAGAAGACTACTATATCGTTCAGTTAAAGGACAGGGAAGTATACCTCAACCAAGTTACCGGGGAGGTTCTTGCCGAAGAAAAATACCCTAGCCTACAGCTCATGTCGTCATGGGCCAGGGTTTTACATACGGGAGAAGGAAGCATCATTTGGTCCATAGTACTCGGCTTCGGAAGCTTGGCCATTCCCTTTTTAACGGTAACGGGCTTTATCGTATACTTCAAAAGGCCTAAAACCAAGATTAAAAATGTCTATTCAAAACACGAAAGTGAATATATTGTCTTGGTAGGCACGGAAGGTGGTACCACGCTTGAATTCGCCCAAGAATTACACAAACAACTATTATCCATAGGAAAGAAAAGCCATCTCGCCCTGATGAACCAATACTCCCTTTTCAAAAAAATGGAGCATTTGGTCGTTATTACGGCCACGTACGGACAAGGGGAAGCCCCGGCATCGGCAGATAAGTTTATACAACTGGTCAAAAAACAGCGACAGAAGCAAGCTTTTGATTTTAGTGTCGTAGGCTTTGGTTCGACGGCCTACCCCCACTTCTGTCAATTTGCCTACGAAACCCATACCACTTTAGAGGCCTCCGATACCAGTACGGCCCTACACGAGGTCTTTACGGTTAACGACCAATCTTTTGAATCTTTCAATAATTGGTCTATGGCCTGGTCAAAGAAAATGGGACTATCCATTCATCTGGAAAAACCGAAGTTGTTCAGCAGTTCAAAACCGGCATCTACCTTTAAGGTCATCCAGAAAGCCGAACTTCCCGAAGAGGACACCTTCCTTTTAAGCCTTAAAAACCTGAATGGATCAAGACCTGTTTCAGGTGACCTGTTATCGGTAGTACCCAGCGAAGGGGCCCGTGAGCGCTTATATTCCATTGGCAAGGTAAATACCGACACACTGGTAATCAGCATCCGAAGACACGACAAGGGCCTATGTTCCAACTACCTGCATCAACTGACGCAAGGCGAAAAACTCACCGCTACCGTAGTAAACAATAGGAATTTCCATTTTCCAAAGCACGCCAAAAAAACCGTGTTTATCGCCACAGGCACCGGCATTGGTCCTTTTCTTGGAATGATACAGGAGAATATTAAAAAAAGAGAAATCCATTTGTATTGGGGAGCGAGAACAAAAGATTCGTTCAACCTCTATAAAGATTATATCGAAGAGGCCATGCGAGAAGGTAAATTAACCGATTTTAAAGCGGCCTATTCCCGTCAACAAGCTGAAAAAATATACGTTCAAAACTTAATCCAACGAGATAAGGATTTGTTTTTAGACGTCTTAAAAAACAAAGGATGCATTATGATCTGTGGATCTATAGCCATGCAAAAAGAAGTACTGGAAGAACTGCAACTGCTAAGCCATGAATACTTGGGCAAAGACCTCAGTCATTACCAAAACCGCAAGCAGATCAAAATGGATTGTTATTGA
- a CDS encoding ankyrin repeat domain-containing protein has product MNMKINILRTLTIVLGFALLSVSAVAQRNAPRNPNPFLNKDYWEKQPSIGTIQATMKEGHSVIEANRGGFDATTFAIFSKNPISTVEFLMDQGNDINKRTHDSRTYVFWAASSGHLDLVEYLIDKGAKLDLVDSHGYGPISFTAATGQENTAIYDAFIEGGADLKNEKDHHGKNALLTAVGRARNLEVVDYFIEKGLSLNSVDDHGNGAFHYAAQGGNIDILKELVKRGVSTAKNESTGENAIFFASKGRGASVELFKYLEGLGLNANVSTKKGENPLHNLAGSSKDIKVFKYFEEKGVDPNAVDEEGNTPLLKAAARNELSIVKYLAEKTKNIDHSDSKGQTALAMALQNNSADVVSYLITKGADVQLKDNKGDNLAAYLFGSRGKPRDFDAKVAALKAKGFDFKQLQADNSSVWHLAVSKNNLDLLKKVSAFGADINGKDKDGNTALHYAAMKTENAEILKYLIKNGADLKSTTEFGETAHDLASENELLAKNKVNLHFLN; this is encoded by the coding sequence ATGAACATGAAAATAAATATCCTTAGAACCCTGACAATAGTTCTCGGTTTCGCCCTTCTTTCTGTAAGTGCCGTGGCCCAACGCAATGCGCCGCGCAACCCTAATCCGTTTTTAAATAAGGATTACTGGGAAAAACAACCAAGTATTGGCACCATTCAGGCCACTATGAAAGAAGGCCACTCGGTCATCGAAGCCAACAGAGGCGGCTTTGACGCCACTACCTTTGCCATTTTCAGTAAAAACCCGATCAGCACCGTTGAGTTTTTGATGGATCAAGGCAACGACATCAACAAACGCACCCACGATTCCCGAACCTATGTGTTTTGGGCCGCTTCGAGTGGCCATCTAGACCTCGTAGAATATTTGATAGATAAAGGCGCCAAGCTAGACCTCGTGGATTCCCACGGATATGGCCCTATTTCCTTTACCGCGGCAACAGGACAAGAGAACACCGCCATCTATGACGCATTCATCGAAGGGGGTGCCGATTTAAAAAACGAGAAAGACCATCATGGGAAGAACGCCCTGCTAACTGCTGTAGGAAGGGCCAGAAACCTAGAAGTCGTAGATTATTTTATTGAAAAAGGCCTAAGCCTTAACAGTGTAGACGACCACGGAAATGGTGCCTTCCATTATGCCGCCCAAGGTGGAAACATCGATATTCTTAAGGAATTAGTGAAACGAGGGGTATCAACGGCAAAAAATGAATCTACCGGTGAAAACGCCATTTTCTTTGCCAGTAAAGGAAGGGGGGCTTCCGTGGAACTTTTTAAGTATTTAGAGGGATTGGGCCTCAATGCCAATGTAAGCACAAAAAAGGGAGAAAACCCACTGCATAATTTAGCCGGTTCATCAAAAGACATCAAGGTTTTTAAATATTTCGAAGAAAAAGGTGTTGACCCGAATGCCGTAGATGAAGAAGGAAATACCCCCCTTTTAAAAGCTGCGGCGCGAAACGAGCTTAGCATTGTAAAATACCTGGCCGAAAAAACAAAGAATATCGACCATTCGGATAGCAAAGGACAAACGGCTTTGGCCATGGCCCTTCAAAACAACAGTGCCGATGTTGTGTCTTACTTGATCACCAAAGGCGCCGATGTTCAGCTCAAGGACAACAAAGGAGACAATCTTGCCGCCTACCTTTTCGGTAGCCGGGGCAAGCCACGTGATTTCGATGCCAAAGTAGCCGCATTAAAAGCCAAAGGTTTTGACTTTAAACAATTACAAGCCGATAATAGCTCGGTATGGCATTTGGCCGTTTCGAAAAACAACTTGGACCTATTGAAAAAAGTAAGTGCATTCGGTGCGGATATCAATGGCAAGGACAAAGATGGAAATACCGCATTGCATTATGCGGCCATGAAGACCGAAAATGCCGAAATATTAAAGTATTTGATAAAGAACGGTGCAGACCTTAAGTCCACTACCGAATTTGGTGAAACTGCACACGACTTGGCCAGTGAGAACGAACTGTTGGCCAAAAACAAGGTAAACCTTCATTTTTTAAACTAG
- a CDS encoding DMT family transporter, whose translation MGAQLKNYLHLHFIVFIWGFTAVLGKLITLDAMPLVWYRMLMAAVLIFFYLFAKRYSLKVSPKMLLALIGAGIVIALHWVTFFMAIKVSNVSIALATMSTGAFFTALIEPFWYKRKMIWYEVVFGIVVMLGLYMIFKVDTQYLYGIMIALVSSFLSALFSMINGKLIQKERPSVISFYELLSGVGLLSIFLAFQGSFNAQFFQLSSDDLLYLFILASVCTAYAFIASVKILKFISPYTVMLTINLEPVYGIVLAFLILGDSEKMNPLFYLGGGIILLTVLANGILKNRRRFKKPFKG comes from the coding sequence ATGGGGGCACAGCTGAAGAATTACCTGCATTTACATTTTATTGTCTTTATCTGGGGCTTTACCGCGGTTTTGGGCAAGCTCATTACCCTTGATGCCATGCCTTTGGTGTGGTACCGTATGCTTATGGCGGCGGTGCTGATATTCTTCTACCTGTTCGCTAAGCGGTATTCCTTAAAGGTGAGTCCTAAAATGCTTCTGGCCTTGATAGGTGCGGGAATTGTAATCGCCCTGCATTGGGTCACCTTCTTTATGGCCATAAAGGTGTCGAATGTTTCCATAGCATTGGCCACGATGTCTACGGGTGCCTTTTTTACGGCCTTGATTGAACCGTTTTGGTATAAGCGAAAAATGATATGGTATGAGGTCGTATTCGGTATCGTGGTGATGTTGGGCCTTTATATGATCTTTAAGGTCGATACCCAATATCTTTACGGTATTATGATCGCCCTTGTGTCATCCTTTCTTTCGGCCCTATTTTCAATGATCAACGGAAAGTTGATCCAGAAAGAGAGGCCTTCGGTCATTTCTTTTTACGAGCTATTGAGCGGGGTGGGCCTGCTCAGTATTTTTTTGGCCTTTCAAGGAAGTTTTAATGCCCAATTTTTTCAATTGTCATCCGATGATTTATTGTATCTGTTCATTTTGGCGTCAGTGTGTACGGCTTATGCATTTATTGCTTCGGTGAAGATTTTAAAGTTTATAAGTCCTTATACCGTAATGCTTACCATTAATCTAGAGCCGGTCTACGGTATCGTTTTGGCCTTTTTGATTTTAGGGGATTCGGAAAAAATGAACCCCCTGTTCTATTTGGGCGGAGGCATTATCTTGTTGACGGTTCTGGCCAATGGGATATTGAAAAATCGGAGAAGGTTTAAAAAACCCTTCAAGGGATAA